A region of the Myxococcus stipitatus DSM 14675 genome:
CAACTGGTTCACCGGGCTGGACCCCAAGGCATGGGTGGTGATGCACCGGCTGCACCACGAGCACTCCGACACCCCGCTGGACCCCCACTCCCCGGTGAATGTGGGGCTGCTGGGCATCGCCACCGAGCAGCTGCGCAGCTACAAGCGCGTCATCGTCGGCCTGATTCGCGAGCAGCCCGAGTACACGAAGTACGCGAAGGACCTCGACTTCCCGCTCAACGCCCTGAACCGCAAGAACCTCTGGTGGCTGCCGTACGCGGTGCACGCGGGCGTGGGGCTCGCGCTGGCGCTGAGCGTGGGCTGGATGCTGGGCGCGGCGTACTTCCTGGGGATGATGAGCCACCCGGTGCAGGGCGGCCTCGTCAACGCGCTGGGACACGCCGTGGGCGGGCGCAACTTCGACACCCGAGACAACTCGCGCAACAACCACCTGACCGCCTGGCTCATCATGGGCGAGGGCTTCCAGAACAACCACCACGCCTATCCGGGCTCGGCGTCCTTCTCGCACCACCGCTACGAGGTGGACCTGGGCTTCGTGGCCTGCCTCGCGCTGGAGAAGCTGGGGCT
Encoded here:
- a CDS encoding fatty acid desaturase; amino-acid sequence: MYLILCGLVFMGAYLLNILVITVGYHRGLAHKAVRLHPTLRRLLVVGGNWFTGLDPKAWVVMHRLHHEHSDTPLDPHSPVNVGLLGIATEQLRSYKRVIVGLIREQPEYTKYAKDLDFPLNALNRKNLWWLPYAVHAGVGLALALSVGWMLGAAYFLGMMSHPVQGGLVNALGHAVGGRNFDTRDNSRNNHLTAWLIMGEGFQNNHHAYPGSASFSHHRYEVDLGFVACLALEKLGLATIDRAYLIPRPEALDATRVEA